A DNA window from Mya arenaria isolate MELC-2E11 chromosome 17, ASM2691426v1 contains the following coding sequences:
- the LOC128224611 gene encoding uncharacterized protein LOC128224611 isoform X1, translating to MYDFQTIAQYTCLSCAIASLCILCQVSYTVSEYSPYETYSSSDIRNLFSPQSGSEDVNIYDVNKDDEYLPIDKRYASLSYYYGGRPRNKGSPRYYHNRYYRSRYYQNYHKPWMNLDDRECFREQCQMDNDCCRRYSKCDRSAHVCYSCWYGHPCRKSRDCCERYPHCDKTLGSCTA from the exons ATGTACGATTTCCAGACCATCGCTCAATACACCTGCTTGTCATGTGCAATAGCTTCTCTATGTATATTATGCCAAGTGTCTTATACAG TCTCAGAATATTCGCCATACGAGACTTACAGTAGCTCAGATATCAGAAACCTGTTTAGTCCCCAATCTGGGTCTGAAGACGTCAACATATATGACGTCAACAAAGACGACGAGTATCTCCCTATCGATAAAAG atacgCCAGCTTGTCCTATTATTATGGCGGAAGACCCAGAAATAAAGGCTCTCCAAGATACTATCATAACag ATATTATCGTTCTAGATATTACCAAAACTACCACAAGCCCTGGATGAATCTAGACGACAGGGAGTGCTTCCGGGAACAATGCCAGATGGATAATGACTGCTGTCGAAG GTACAGCAAATGTGATCGCTCTGCGCATGTCTGCTATAGTTGCTGGTATGGACACCCTTGCAGGAAGTCACGTGACTGCTGCGAACGCTATCCGCACTGTGATAAAACCCTTGGGAGTTGCACAGCATAG
- the LOC128224611 gene encoding uncharacterized protein LOC128224611 isoform X2, translating into MYDFQTIAQYTCLSCAIASLCILCQVSYTVSEYSPYETYSSSDIRNLFSPQSGSEDVNIYDVNKDDEYLPIDKRYASLSYYYGGRPRNKGSPRYYHNRYYQNYHKPWMNLDDRECFREQCQMDNDCCRRYSKCDRSAHVCYSCWYGHPCRKSRDCCERYPHCDKTLGSCTA; encoded by the exons ATGTACGATTTCCAGACCATCGCTCAATACACCTGCTTGTCATGTGCAATAGCTTCTCTATGTATATTATGCCAAGTGTCTTATACAG TCTCAGAATATTCGCCATACGAGACTTACAGTAGCTCAGATATCAGAAACCTGTTTAGTCCCCAATCTGGGTCTGAAGACGTCAACATATATGACGTCAACAAAGACGACGAGTATCTCCCTATCGATAAAAG atacgCCAGCTTGTCCTATTATTATGGCGGAAGACCCAGAAATAAAGGCTCTCCAAGATACTATCATAACag ATATTACCAAAACTACCACAAGCCCTGGATGAATCTAGACGACAGGGAGTGCTTCCGGGAACAATGCCAGATGGATAATGACTGCTGTCGAAG GTACAGCAAATGTGATCGCTCTGCGCATGTCTGCTATAGTTGCTGGTATGGACACCCTTGCAGGAAGTCACGTGACTGCTGCGAACGCTATCCGCACTGTGATAAAACCCTTGGGAGTTGCACAGCATAG